A genomic segment from Capra hircus breed San Clemente chromosome 7, ASM170441v1, whole genome shotgun sequence encodes:
- the DOT1L gene encoding histone-lysine N-methyltransferase, H3 lysine-79 specific isoform X8 yields MLERGDFLSEEWRERIANTSVVFVNNFAFGPEVDHQLKERFANMKEGGRIVSSKPFAPLNFRINSRNLSDIGTIMRVVELSPLKGSVSWTGKPVSYYLHTIDRTILENYFSSLKNPKLREEQEAARRRQQRENKSNTTTPTKVPESKAAVPADTPVDSGAEEEKAGTAAVKKPSPSKARKKKLNKKGRKMVGRKRGRPKKMSATNPERKPKKTQSALDLLHAQTVSRAASPLPQDVHRPPHSPFYQLPPSVQRPTPEQLLLAPTPPALHRLLESFRIQYLQFLAYTKTPQYKATLQQLLDQEKEKNARLLGAAQQLFGHCQAQKEESKRLFQQKLDELGVKALTYNDLIQAQKEISAHNQQLREQTEQLEKGNRELRSQSLRLLKARCEELKLDWSTLSLENLLKEKQALKSQISEKQRHCLELQISIVELEKSQRQQELLQLKSCVPPDEALALQLRGKPEAEPGRLHLELDCARFSLPPFSSLSPELSMNGHAAGYELCSALGRPSPKQNTPQYLASPLDQEVVPCTPSHSGRPRLEKLSSLALPDYTRLSPAKLVLRRHLSQDHAASGKAAASELHPRAEHAKENGLPYQSPGITNGIKLSPQDPRPSSPTALQMGEKGPEKGVKERAYASSGEAITSLPVSIPLSTVQPSKLPVSIPLASVVLPSRAEKARSTPSPGPPARESSSTLEKQVAANTHGAGGNAAGSKSLALAPTGFAYSGSVAISGALAGSPAPLGPGAEPPALDESSSSGSLFATVGSRSSTPQHPPLLTQPRTCGSASPAPQLCASPRLGALGPLPDSGKGDLPCDASFSDPESEAKRRIVFTISAGASSAKQSPSSKHSPLPSAARGDGGQGHGPDSRKRGRRKRASAGTPSLSSSVSPKRRALPSVAGLFTQSSGSPLNLNSMVSNINQPLEITAISSPESSLKSSPVPYQDNDQPPVLKKEKPLSQTNGAHYSPLTSDEEPGSEDEPGSARIERKIATISLESKSPPKTLENAGGSLAGRKAPLASEPVNSSKWKSTFSPISDLGLAKAADSPLQAASALSHNSLFAFRPGLEEPSTADGKLATHSRKSFPGTLPGAGGLSPNSLPASGFALGGGLAADLSLHSFSDGASLSHKAPEAAGLGAPMSFPGPRGKEGGAAESGPFVNKRQLDGLGPKGEGGLPTCGPPDKASTAHSKAGKGREREPDVKNGHNLFMAAAAAPPAGLLSGPGLAPAASSAGGTAPSVQTHRPFLGAFAPGPQFALGPMSLQANLGPSVLQSLFSSVPAAGLVHVSTAATRLTNSHAMGSFSSGVAGGAVGGVFNHAVPPASAHPFGASFGSGAACRSTTLSLTPLQAVASTPASSFQAPSSAEPRPPQPPPHLGRPPPGQPALHAPPHPNATLPPPPALLPANSEPVLLQNLASLPANQAFLPAASAASLPPANASLSIKLASLPHKVSRPALTVHHQPLPGLALAQAAPVNPQASSTGPPAVWVSLGMPPPYAARLAGVKPR; encoded by the exons ATG CTGGAGAGGGGGGACTTCCTCTCGGAGGAGTGGAGAGAACGGATTGCTAATACAAG TGTTGTATTTGTGAATAACTTTGCCTTTGGTCCTGAGGTGGATCACCAGCTGAAGGAGCGGTTTGCAAACATGAAGGAAG GTGGCAGAATCGTGTCCTCGAAGCCCTTTGCGCCTCTGAACTTCAGAATAAACAGTAGAAACTTGAGTG ACATCGGCACCATCATGCGCGTCGTGGAGCTGTCGCCGCTAAAAGGCTCGGTGTCATGGACGGGGAAGCCAGTCTCCTACTACCTGCACACCATCGACCGCACCATA ctTGAAAACTATTTTTCTAGTCTAAAAAATCCAAAACTCAGG GAGGAACAAGAGGCAGCTCGGCGCCGGCAGCAGCGGGAGAACAAGAGCAACACAACCACACCCACCAAGGTGCCCGAGAGCAAGGCAGCTGTGCCGGCAGACACCCCCGTG GACTCCGGTGCTGAGGAGGAGAAAGCCGGGACGGCCGCTGTCAAGAAGCCATCTCCCTCCAAGGCCCGGAAGAAGAAGCTGAACAAGAAGGGCCGGAAGATGGTGGGTCGGAAGCGTGGGCGCCCCAAGAAGATGAGTGCCACCAACCCCGAGCGCAAGCCCAAGAAGACCCAGAGCGCACTGGACCTGCTGCACGCCCAGACCGTGTCACGAGCGGCCTCCCCCTTGCCGCAGG ACGTGCACAGGCCACCTCACAGCCCATTCTACCAGCTACCTCCCAGCGTGCAGCGGCCTACCCCTGAGCAGCTGCTGCTGGCACCCACCCCGCCCGCGCTGCACAGGCTGCTAG AGTCCTTCAGGATTCAGTATCTACAGTTCCTGGCATACACGAAGACCCCTCAGTACAAGGCCACCCTGCAGCAGCTGCTGGACCAGGAGAAG GAGAAGAATGCCCGGTTGCTAGGCGCAGCGCAGCAGCTGTTTGGCCACTGCCAAGCTCAGAAGGAGGAAAGCAAGAGGCTCTTCCAGCAGAAACTGGACGAG CTGGGAGTGAAGGCGCTGACCTACAACGACCTGATCCAAGCGCAGAAGGAGATCTCGGCTCACAACCAACAGTTGAGGGAACAGACGGAGCAGCTAGAGAAGGGCAACCGGGAGCTGAGGAGCCAGAGCCTGCGGCTG CTCAAGGCACGGTGTGAGGAGCTGAAGCTGGACTGGTCCACGCTGTCCCTGGAGAATCTGCTGAAGGAGAAGCAGGCCCTGAAGAGCCAGATCTCAGAGAAGCAGAGGCACTGCCTGGAACTGCAG ATCAGcattgtggagctggagaagagccAGCGGCAGCAGGAGTTGCTCCAGCTCAAGTCCTGCGTGCCGCCTGATGAGGCACTGGCCCTGCAGCTTCGTGGGAAGCCAGAGGCCGAGCCTGGCCGGCTTCACTTGGAGCTGGACTGCGCCCGCTTCTCCCTGCCACCTTTCAGCAGCTTGAGCCCCGAGCTCTCCATGAATGGCCATGCGGCCGGCTATGAGCTCTGCAGCGCACTGGGTCGGCCCTCACCCAAGCAGAACACCCCCCAGTACCTGGCCTCTCCGCTAGACCAGGAGGTCGTGCCCTGCACCCCTAGCCACAGCGGCCGGCCACGGCTGGAGAAGCTATCCAGCCTGGCCCTGCCTGACTATACCAGGCTATCCCCTGCCAAGCTGGTGCTGCGGCGCCACCTGAGCCAGGACCACGCGGCCAGTGGCAAGGCAGCTGCCAGCGAGCTGCACCCACG AGCCGAGCATGCCAAGGAGAACGGGCTCCCTTACCAGAGCCCTGGCATCACCAACGGCATCAAGCTGAGCCCACAAGACCCCCGACCTTCATCCCCCACAGCTTTACAGATGGGAGAGAAGGGCCCTGAGAAG ggtgtgaaggagcgtGCCTACGCCAGCAGTGGGGAGGCCATCACCAGCCTGCCTGTCAGCATCCCGCTGAGCACCGTGCAGCCCAGCAAGCTGCCCGTCAGCATCCCCCTGGCCAGCGTGGTGCTGCCCAGCCGCGCCGAGAAGGCG AGAAGCACACCCAGCCCTGGGCCACCGGCCCGAGAGTCCTCGTCTACGCTGGAGAAGCAGGTGGCTGCTAACACCCATGGTGCCGGGGGCAACGCTGCTGGGAGCAAGAGCCTCGCCCTGGCTCCCACAG GCTTTGCATACAGCGGCTCGGTGGCCATCAGTGGGGCCCTGGCAGGCAGCCCAGCACCCCTTGGCCCTGGAGCTGAGCCCCCGGCCCTAGACGAGTCCTCCAGCTCTGGAAGCCTCTTTGCCACTGTGGGGTCCCGCAGCTCCACCCCGCAGCACCCACCCCTGCTGACGCAGCCACGTACCTGCGGCTCAGCCTCGCCGGCCCCCCAGCTCTGCGCCAGCCCCCGGCTAGGCGCCCTGGGCCCGCTCCCCGACTCTGGCAAAGGGGACCTGCCCTGCGACGCCAGCTTCTCAGACCCTGAGAGCGAAGCCAAAAGGAGGATCGTCTTCACCATCTCGGCGGGTGCCAGCAGCGCCAAGCAGTCACCTTCCAGCAAACACAGCCCTCTGCCCTCGGCTGCCCGCGGGGACGGTGGCCAGGGCCATGGGCCAGACAGCCGCAAGCGGGGCCGGAGGAAGCGGGCATCAGCGGGGACCCCCAGCCTGAGCTCGAGTGTGTCCCCCAAGCGCCGGGCCTTGCCATCTGTCGCTGGGCTTTTCACGCAGTCTTCAGGGTCCCCCCTGAATCTCAACTCCATG GTCAGCAACATCAACCAGCCCCTGGAGATCACGGCCATCTCGTCCCCTGAGAGCTCCCTAAAGAGCTCACCCGTCCCCTACCAGGACAATGACCAACCACCTGTGCTCAAGAAGGAGAAGCCCCTGAGCCAGACCAATGGTGCCCACTACTCCCCACTGACCTCGGACGAGGAGCCAGGCTCTGAGGATGAGCCCGGCAGTGCCAG aaTTGAGAGAAAAATTGCAACAATCTCCTTAGAAAGCAAGTCTCCACCAAAAACCTTGGAAAATG CAGGTGGCAGCCTAGCAGGAAGGAAGGCACCGCTGGCCAGCGAGCCGGTCAACAGCAGCAAGTGGAAGTCCACCTTCTCACCCATCTCCGACCTGGGCCTGGCCAAGGCAGCTGACAGCCCGCTGCAGGCTGCCTCCGCTCTGAGCCACAACTCCCTGTTCGCTTTCCGGCCTGGCCTGGAGGAGCCCAGTACAGCCGATGGCAagctggccacccactccaggaagaGCTTCCCAGGCACCCTGCCGGGGGCGGGCGGGCTGAGCCCCAATAGCCTTCCTGCCAGTGGCTTCGCCCTGGGCGGGGGCCTAGCAGCTGACCTCAGTTTACACAGCTTCAGTGATGGTGCTTCTCTCTCCCACAAGGCCCCCGAGGCAGCTGGCCTGGGTGCCCCCATGAGCTTCCCTGGCCCACGGGGCAAGGAGGGTGGCGCTGCAGAGTCTGGCCCCTTCGTGAACAAGCGGCAGCTGGACGGACTGGGCCCAAAAGGCGAGGGGGGCCTTCCCACATGCGGACCCCCGGACAAGGCCTCTACAGCGCATAGCAAGGCAGGCAAGGGCCGTGAGCGCGAGCCCGACGTCAAGAATGGCCACAACCTGTTCATGGCTGCTGCCGCCGCGCCCCCTGCAGGCCTCCTCAGTGGCCCAGGTCTTGCCCCAGCGGCATCCTCGGCAGGTGGCACAGCCCCGTCCGTGCAGACCCACCGCCCCTTCCTGGGCGCCTTCGCCCCTGGGCCACAGTTCGCGCTGGGCCCCATGTCGCTACAGGCCAACCTGGGCCCgtctgtgctgcagtccctgttCAGTTCTGTGCCCGCCGCCGGCCTGGTTCACGTCTCGACCGCCGCCACCAGATTGACCAACTCGCACGCCATGGGCAGCTTCTCCTCCGGGGTGGCCGGCGGCGCAGTTGGAG GTGTCTTTAACCACGCGGTGCCTCCCGCCTCCGCCCATCCGTTTGGAGCCAGTTTCGGCAGTGGGGCTGCATGTCGCAGCACCACGCTGAGCTTAACCCCGCTGCAGGCGGTGGCCAGCACCCCGGCCTCTTCCTTTCAGGCCCCGTCCTCTGCGGAGCCGAGGCCACCCCAACCCCCTCCGCACCTGGGCCGGCCCCCTCCGGGGCAGCCTGCCCTCCATGCACCCCCCCATCCTAACGCCACCTTGCCTCCTCCCCCTGCGCTGCTCCCAGCTAACTCTGAGCCCGTGCTTCTGCAGAACCTCGCATCCCTCCCTGCTAACCAAGCTTTCTTGCCCGCCGCCTCTGCCGCCTCTCTGCCGCCTGCTAacgcctctctgtccatcaagcTCGCCTCCCTCCCGCACAAGGTGTCCCGGCCCGCCTTGACGGTGCACCACCAGCCCCTGCCTGGGTTGGCCCTGGCCCAGGCCGCGCCCGTGAACCCACAGGCCAGCTCCACGGGGCCGCCCGCCGTGTGGGTTTCCCTTGGCATGCCGCCTCCGTATGCCGCGCGCCTTGCGGGGGTTAAGCCGCGATAA
- the DOT1L gene encoding histone-lysine N-methyltransferase, H3 lysine-79 specific isoform X9 has translation MKEGGRIVSSKPFAPLNFRINSRNLSDIGTIMRVVELSPLKGSVSWTGKPVSYYLHTIDRTILENYFSSLKNPKLREEQEAARRRQQRENKSNTTTPTKVPESKAAVPADTPVDSGAEEEKAGTAAVKKPSPSKARKKKLNKKGRKMVGRKRGRPKKMSATNPERKPKKTQSALDLLHAQTVSRAASPLPQDVHRPPHSPFYQLPPSVQRPTPEQLLLAPTPPALHRLLESFRIQYLQFLAYTKTPQYKATLQQLLDQEKEKNARLLGAAQQLFGHCQAQKEESKRLFQQKLDELGVKALTYNDLIQAQKEISAHNQQLREQTEQLEKGNRELRSQSLRLLKARCEELKLDWSTLSLENLLKEKQALKSQISEKQRHCLELQISIVELEKSQRQQELLQLKSCVPPDEALALQLRGKPEAEPGRLHLELDCARFSLPPFSSLSPELSMNGHAAGYELCSALGRPSPKQNTPQYLASPLDQEVVPCTPSHSGRPRLEKLSSLALPDYTRLSPAKLVLRRHLSQDHAASGKAAASELHPRAEHAKENGLPYQSPGITNGIKLSPQDPRPSSPTALQMGEKGPEKGVKERAYASSGEAITSLPVSIPLSTVQPSKLPVSIPLASVVLPSRAEKARSTPSPGPPARESSSTLEKQVAANTHGAGGNAAGSKSLALAPTGFAYSGSVAISGALAGSPAPLGPGAEPPALDESSSSGSLFATVGSRSSTPQHPPLLTQPRTCGSASPAPQLCASPRLGALGPLPDSGKGDLPCDASFSDPESEAKRRIVFTISAGASSAKQSPSSKHSPLPSAARGDGGQGHGPDSRKRGRRKRASAGTPSLSSSVSPKRRALPSVAGLFTQSSGSPLNLNSMVSNINQPLEITAISSPESSLKSSPVPYQDNDQPPVLKKEKPLSQTNGAHYSPLTSDEEPGSEDEPGSARIERKIATISLESKSPPKTLENAGGSLAGRKAPLASEPVNSSKWKSTFSPISDLGLAKAADSPLQAASALSHNSLFAFRPGLEEPSTADGKLATHSRKSFPGTLPGAGGLSPNSLPASGFALGGGLAADLSLHSFSDGASLSHKAPEAAGLGAPMSFPGPRGKEGGAAESGPFVNKRQLDGLGPKGEGGLPTCGPPDKASTAHSKAGKGREREPDVKNGHNLFMAAAAAPPAGLLSGPGLAPAASSAGGTAPSVQTHRPFLGAFAPGPQFALGPMSLQANLGPSVLQSLFSSVPAAGLVHVSTAATRLTNSHAMGSFSSGVAGGAVGGVFNHAVPPASAHPFGASFGSGAACRSTTLSLTPLQAVASTPASSFQAPSSAEPRPPQPPPHLGRPPPGQPALHAPPHPNATLPPPPALLPANSEPVLLQNLASLPANQAFLPAASAASLPPANASLSIKLASLPHKVSRPALTVHHQPLPGLALAQAAPVNPQASSTGPPAVWVSLGMPPPYAARLAGVKPR, from the exons ATGAAGGAAG GTGGCAGAATCGTGTCCTCGAAGCCCTTTGCGCCTCTGAACTTCAGAATAAACAGTAGAAACTTGAGTG ACATCGGCACCATCATGCGCGTCGTGGAGCTGTCGCCGCTAAAAGGCTCGGTGTCATGGACGGGGAAGCCAGTCTCCTACTACCTGCACACCATCGACCGCACCATA ctTGAAAACTATTTTTCTAGTCTAAAAAATCCAAAACTCAGG GAGGAACAAGAGGCAGCTCGGCGCCGGCAGCAGCGGGAGAACAAGAGCAACACAACCACACCCACCAAGGTGCCCGAGAGCAAGGCAGCTGTGCCGGCAGACACCCCCGTG GACTCCGGTGCTGAGGAGGAGAAAGCCGGGACGGCCGCTGTCAAGAAGCCATCTCCCTCCAAGGCCCGGAAGAAGAAGCTGAACAAGAAGGGCCGGAAGATGGTGGGTCGGAAGCGTGGGCGCCCCAAGAAGATGAGTGCCACCAACCCCGAGCGCAAGCCCAAGAAGACCCAGAGCGCACTGGACCTGCTGCACGCCCAGACCGTGTCACGAGCGGCCTCCCCCTTGCCGCAGG ACGTGCACAGGCCACCTCACAGCCCATTCTACCAGCTACCTCCCAGCGTGCAGCGGCCTACCCCTGAGCAGCTGCTGCTGGCACCCACCCCGCCCGCGCTGCACAGGCTGCTAG AGTCCTTCAGGATTCAGTATCTACAGTTCCTGGCATACACGAAGACCCCTCAGTACAAGGCCACCCTGCAGCAGCTGCTGGACCAGGAGAAG GAGAAGAATGCCCGGTTGCTAGGCGCAGCGCAGCAGCTGTTTGGCCACTGCCAAGCTCAGAAGGAGGAAAGCAAGAGGCTCTTCCAGCAGAAACTGGACGAG CTGGGAGTGAAGGCGCTGACCTACAACGACCTGATCCAAGCGCAGAAGGAGATCTCGGCTCACAACCAACAGTTGAGGGAACAGACGGAGCAGCTAGAGAAGGGCAACCGGGAGCTGAGGAGCCAGAGCCTGCGGCTG CTCAAGGCACGGTGTGAGGAGCTGAAGCTGGACTGGTCCACGCTGTCCCTGGAGAATCTGCTGAAGGAGAAGCAGGCCCTGAAGAGCCAGATCTCAGAGAAGCAGAGGCACTGCCTGGAACTGCAG ATCAGcattgtggagctggagaagagccAGCGGCAGCAGGAGTTGCTCCAGCTCAAGTCCTGCGTGCCGCCTGATGAGGCACTGGCCCTGCAGCTTCGTGGGAAGCCAGAGGCCGAGCCTGGCCGGCTTCACTTGGAGCTGGACTGCGCCCGCTTCTCCCTGCCACCTTTCAGCAGCTTGAGCCCCGAGCTCTCCATGAATGGCCATGCGGCCGGCTATGAGCTCTGCAGCGCACTGGGTCGGCCCTCACCCAAGCAGAACACCCCCCAGTACCTGGCCTCTCCGCTAGACCAGGAGGTCGTGCCCTGCACCCCTAGCCACAGCGGCCGGCCACGGCTGGAGAAGCTATCCAGCCTGGCCCTGCCTGACTATACCAGGCTATCCCCTGCCAAGCTGGTGCTGCGGCGCCACCTGAGCCAGGACCACGCGGCCAGTGGCAAGGCAGCTGCCAGCGAGCTGCACCCACG AGCCGAGCATGCCAAGGAGAACGGGCTCCCTTACCAGAGCCCTGGCATCACCAACGGCATCAAGCTGAGCCCACAAGACCCCCGACCTTCATCCCCCACAGCTTTACAGATGGGAGAGAAGGGCCCTGAGAAG ggtgtgaaggagcgtGCCTACGCCAGCAGTGGGGAGGCCATCACCAGCCTGCCTGTCAGCATCCCGCTGAGCACCGTGCAGCCCAGCAAGCTGCCCGTCAGCATCCCCCTGGCCAGCGTGGTGCTGCCCAGCCGCGCCGAGAAGGCG AGAAGCACACCCAGCCCTGGGCCACCGGCCCGAGAGTCCTCGTCTACGCTGGAGAAGCAGGTGGCTGCTAACACCCATGGTGCCGGGGGCAACGCTGCTGGGAGCAAGAGCCTCGCCCTGGCTCCCACAG GCTTTGCATACAGCGGCTCGGTGGCCATCAGTGGGGCCCTGGCAGGCAGCCCAGCACCCCTTGGCCCTGGAGCTGAGCCCCCGGCCCTAGACGAGTCCTCCAGCTCTGGAAGCCTCTTTGCCACTGTGGGGTCCCGCAGCTCCACCCCGCAGCACCCACCCCTGCTGACGCAGCCACGTACCTGCGGCTCAGCCTCGCCGGCCCCCCAGCTCTGCGCCAGCCCCCGGCTAGGCGCCCTGGGCCCGCTCCCCGACTCTGGCAAAGGGGACCTGCCCTGCGACGCCAGCTTCTCAGACCCTGAGAGCGAAGCCAAAAGGAGGATCGTCTTCACCATCTCGGCGGGTGCCAGCAGCGCCAAGCAGTCACCTTCCAGCAAACACAGCCCTCTGCCCTCGGCTGCCCGCGGGGACGGTGGCCAGGGCCATGGGCCAGACAGCCGCAAGCGGGGCCGGAGGAAGCGGGCATCAGCGGGGACCCCCAGCCTGAGCTCGAGTGTGTCCCCCAAGCGCCGGGCCTTGCCATCTGTCGCTGGGCTTTTCACGCAGTCTTCAGGGTCCCCCCTGAATCTCAACTCCATG GTCAGCAACATCAACCAGCCCCTGGAGATCACGGCCATCTCGTCCCCTGAGAGCTCCCTAAAGAGCTCACCCGTCCCCTACCAGGACAATGACCAACCACCTGTGCTCAAGAAGGAGAAGCCCCTGAGCCAGACCAATGGTGCCCACTACTCCCCACTGACCTCGGACGAGGAGCCAGGCTCTGAGGATGAGCCCGGCAGTGCCAG aaTTGAGAGAAAAATTGCAACAATCTCCTTAGAAAGCAAGTCTCCACCAAAAACCTTGGAAAATG CAGGTGGCAGCCTAGCAGGAAGGAAGGCACCGCTGGCCAGCGAGCCGGTCAACAGCAGCAAGTGGAAGTCCACCTTCTCACCCATCTCCGACCTGGGCCTGGCCAAGGCAGCTGACAGCCCGCTGCAGGCTGCCTCCGCTCTGAGCCACAACTCCCTGTTCGCTTTCCGGCCTGGCCTGGAGGAGCCCAGTACAGCCGATGGCAagctggccacccactccaggaagaGCTTCCCAGGCACCCTGCCGGGGGCGGGCGGGCTGAGCCCCAATAGCCTTCCTGCCAGTGGCTTCGCCCTGGGCGGGGGCCTAGCAGCTGACCTCAGTTTACACAGCTTCAGTGATGGTGCTTCTCTCTCCCACAAGGCCCCCGAGGCAGCTGGCCTGGGTGCCCCCATGAGCTTCCCTGGCCCACGGGGCAAGGAGGGTGGCGCTGCAGAGTCTGGCCCCTTCGTGAACAAGCGGCAGCTGGACGGACTGGGCCCAAAAGGCGAGGGGGGCCTTCCCACATGCGGACCCCCGGACAAGGCCTCTACAGCGCATAGCAAGGCAGGCAAGGGCCGTGAGCGCGAGCCCGACGTCAAGAATGGCCACAACCTGTTCATGGCTGCTGCCGCCGCGCCCCCTGCAGGCCTCCTCAGTGGCCCAGGTCTTGCCCCAGCGGCATCCTCGGCAGGTGGCACAGCCCCGTCCGTGCAGACCCACCGCCCCTTCCTGGGCGCCTTCGCCCCTGGGCCACAGTTCGCGCTGGGCCCCATGTCGCTACAGGCCAACCTGGGCCCgtctgtgctgcagtccctgttCAGTTCTGTGCCCGCCGCCGGCCTGGTTCACGTCTCGACCGCCGCCACCAGATTGACCAACTCGCACGCCATGGGCAGCTTCTCCTCCGGGGTGGCCGGCGGCGCAGTTGGAG GTGTCTTTAACCACGCGGTGCCTCCCGCCTCCGCCCATCCGTTTGGAGCCAGTTTCGGCAGTGGGGCTGCATGTCGCAGCACCACGCTGAGCTTAACCCCGCTGCAGGCGGTGGCCAGCACCCCGGCCTCTTCCTTTCAGGCCCCGTCCTCTGCGGAGCCGAGGCCACCCCAACCCCCTCCGCACCTGGGCCGGCCCCCTCCGGGGCAGCCTGCCCTCCATGCACCCCCCCATCCTAACGCCACCTTGCCTCCTCCCCCTGCGCTGCTCCCAGCTAACTCTGAGCCCGTGCTTCTGCAGAACCTCGCATCCCTCCCTGCTAACCAAGCTTTCTTGCCCGCCGCCTCTGCCGCCTCTCTGCCGCCTGCTAacgcctctctgtccatcaagcTCGCCTCCCTCCCGCACAAGGTGTCCCGGCCCGCCTTGACGGTGCACCACCAGCCCCTGCCTGGGTTGGCCCTGGCCCAGGCCGCGCCCGTGAACCCACAGGCCAGCTCCACGGGGCCGCCCGCCGTGTGGGTTTCCCTTGGCATGCCGCCTCCGTATGCCGCGCGCCTTGCGGGGGTTAAGCCGCGATAA